The genomic DNA CCCGCACATCGATCAGCGACAATAACTAATATATCGCATCTCTGATAAAATGTCAACGGTTTTTTTGGTCGTGAGTCCTCTCCATTAGACCTGATATTCTTTTGATAGATCTGTCAATTCATCTCCGCCAACCTCGAAGAAGCGTACACGGATTTTCGAACGATCCTGACACTCGACAATCGCATAAGTCTTTTCCATTCTACCTCTTGGTAGGCGAATGCTTCCAGGATTGACGAACACGATGCCGTTCTTTTCGAATGATTCAGCAACATGAGAATGTCCGAAAAACACGAAGTCTGCTCCATATTCTTCGGCCTTATAAGCTAGGTTCATATAGGACATCTTCACATTATATAAGTGACCATGGGTGACAAATATCCGATAACCCTGCTCTTCGATGAGTGCTTCATTCAGAAATTCATCGTGTCCCAGATCCATATTCCCTTGTACATTGTGGAACGCTGAAAGATGTTCGTGATCCGAAGGAAGTTCAGAATCACCGCAATGAACCATAACATCAACCTGGTTCCGGTGTAACTCTTGAATTTCCTTAAGTTCACTCGTCAGTCCGTGACTATCACTTACGACTAATATCCTCATTGCTGAAAGGACCTCCTTATCGGCATTACGAAAAGATATCTGTCCAACGGTTCCGTAATTCCTTCATCGCATTTGCACGATGACTCAATTCATTCTTCTGTTCTGGTTCAAGCTGAGCCATCGTTTTGCCAAGAGACGGAACGTAGAAGATTGGATCATAACCAAAACCGTTATCTCCTATCTTCTCCTCTGTAATAAGCCCTTCACATTTCCCTTGGACAATACTTGTTTCTTTCCCCGGTTGTGCAATTGCTAAAACCGAAATAAACCTCGCTGTACGATCCGCTTCATGAACGGATTTCAATTCATAAAGCACTTTATCCATATTGGCGTCATCGTTTTTCTCTTCGCCGGCATATCGGGCGGAGTATACACCCGGCCTTCCATCCAACGCATCAATGACCAGGCCGGAATCATCCGCTATGACGGTCTGATTAAATTGTTTTGATATCGTTTCGGCTTTTATCGTGGCATTCTCTTCAAATGTAGACCCTGTTTCTTCAATTTCTTCATGGTAATCAAGGTCTCTTAGGGAAACCACGTCTAGGCCGAAACCCTCAAACATCTTCCTGAACTCTTTCACTTTTCCTTCGTTATGAGAAGCGATAATCAATTGTTTCATTTAAATACCCGCCTATTCTTCACCAATACGATGGTGGATGTCTCCAAGCGCTTCTTTTTGATAGTCAATTAATTCACTTATTCCTTTATCTGCAAGCTCAAGCATAGCTTGAAGCTGTTTATAAGAGAAGGTAGCCTCTTCTCCTGTCCCTTGAAGCTCGACAAACTCCTTAGCACCTGTCATGATAACGTTCATATCAACATGTGCCTGGGAATCCTCCTGATAACATAAGTCAAGGATTTCCCCATGTTCAGCTACTACGCCCACTGAAGTCGCAGCAAGGAATTCTTTGATTGGCATCTTCTTGATCGTTCCTTGATCCAGAAGTTGATGAAACGCCATCGCCATTGCTACGAATGCCCCTGTAATACTTGCTGTGCGAGTACCTCCGTCGGCCTGGATGACATCACAATCGATCCAGCATGTTCTTTCTCCAATTTTCTCAAGATCGACTACTGATCTCAGCGCTCTTCCAATCAGACGCTGGATTTCCATCGTCCTGCCGGAAACCTTCCCTTTACTCGATTCCCTGATATTACGTTGTTCAGTTGCTCGGGGCAGCATGGAATATTCAGCAGCTATCCATCCTTTCCCCTGGTTTCGTAAGAATGGTGGTACGCGATCCTCAATGCTCGCCGTACAAATGACTTTCGTATCCCCTACTGAAATCAAGACAGATCCTTCAGGATGTTTTATATAATCCGTTTCAATATGTATCTTTCTTAATTCGTCCTTTGCTCTTCCATCCGTTCGCATTGTCAATTCCTCCTCTATGTTACAGACACTATCGGTTAGTATGACCCATTCGTTTTGAATTTAAAGTACGTTTAAATAGGAAAAAGGCGGCTAAAATAACCGCCTCACTCCTCTCCTATCGTAACACATTTCGTATGGTTGTTCATTTAAAAATCTACTGTGTTCACATTGACAGGTCTGGAAACAGGCTCTGTCATTAACTTCCCATCCTCTTTCAAGACTTCGCTCTTCCCATTGACCTTAATCAACACTTTTTCAACACCCGCGATTTCCGTCAAGGACAGCACTAAGGAATTCAGTACGGCATCTGAAATGGCAGTCCCTTTCTCTTCACTAAGGATCGCTTCATTGAAGTTAAGTGTAACGACTCCATCTTCTTCTACTGGTGCACTTACGAGATCAACAGTGCTTCGCAGGTCTGTAAGCAAGCCTGAATAGTAGGATGGACCATTCAACAGCTCATCAACCGTGGACTTTACTAGGTTCTCTTTAGAAGAAACCACCCTTGTAACGGGTACATAATACAATTGGTTGTCATCGTTTTGGCCGATGAAATAAACGGTGACCGTATCACTATTCGTAACATCAACTACACCATTCGTCTCGATGTTGATTCCGTCAGCACGTGACATACTATCCCCGATCGGTGTTTGATTCACAGGCATGACCTTCTGGTCGATTCCGTTGATCCGGATTTTCACTGCACTGACTTTATCAAACTGAGTAAGTGTATAGGTGAGTGACTGGAGAATCCGCTGTTCATCTTCAGCCGCATAATCCTTGAATTCTTCAGAGAAATCCACAACAGCTGTTCCTTGATCAACATTGACATCCAAAACTTCCGTTCCTGCCGGGAGTACTGCACGCATTCCATTCGGGAGCAGATTCGACACTTTCCCATCCTGAATGAGGTGCTCGACAACTTGTTTCTCAGGTTCCTCCGACAGAGGCAAATTCATTGTTTGAGGAACGACCAACCCGTTCTTATCGACTAAGTAAACTTGTAGCTGTTGAGTCTCGGTTGCACCTGCAGGAGCATCCTTACCGCCAACTGCCGCATCGGTTTCTTGCTCAGCATCTTCGATCGAACTTCCTTCATCATAGATGACCTCTTGTGGCGGATCAATTTCATTATTAGTTTCTTCCGTTAACAGTCCACATCCAGATGTTACAACTAAAAGGCCTGTTAAAAGAGAGACGAATATCATTCTTCTCTGCTTTTTCCTCATTCCATTCCCTCCTACAGTGGTTTGTACTACTATATATACGAGCCATCTGTCCAATTAGACCAACCTTGTTCTAAATTTGGAAAAATGTATTACTGTTGGTTGACGAGGTAGGTATCGGGGGAAAAGTGCTGTGATTTTTTCTAAACCCAATTATGAAACCAGTCTTTACACAAACTTTCCTACAGACATGTTAAAATATGGTTATCTTCAGTCCGAAATAGTAGACAAATCTATAAAGATGTGAAAAAACTATACCCTGCTAAAGGAGAGTAGGCATGAGACAGATCATTGCAATGGGAGGAGGAGGTTTTTCAATGGAACCAGAAAACCTTCTACTCGATAAATACGTATTAGCACAAACCAATAAAAGTCTTCCCAAGGTATGTTTTATTCCAACAGCTAGCGGGGACCAAACCAATTACATAGAAAGATTTTATAAAGCATTCAATACGATTCCATGCCAGCCTTCCCACTTGTCCTTATTTGAGCCAACATTCAATGACTTGGAAAAGTTTGTACTTGAGAAAGACGTTATTTATGTTGGAGGAGGAAATACAAGGAATATGCTTCTTTTATGGAAGGAGTGGGGATTAGATAAAGTGTTGAAAAAGGCATACGAAAAAGGCGTTATTCTTTCTGGTCTAAGTGCAGGTGCAATGTGTTGGTTTGAGGAAGGATTAACTGATCCATTAAATGCACCTCTATATAAACTAGATTGTTTAGGCTTCTTGAAGGGAAGTAATTGTCCTCATTATGATGGAGAAGAAAAGAGGAAACCCTCATATCATCAGTTCATTCTAGATGG from Pseudalkalibacillus sp. SCS-8 includes the following:
- a CDS encoding metallophosphoesterase; this encodes MRILVVSDSHGLTSELKEIQELHRNQVDVMVHCGDSELPSDHEHLSAFHNVQGNMDLGHDEFLNEALIEEQGYRIFVTHGHLYNVKMSYMNLAYKAEEYGADFVFFGHSHVAESFEKNGIVFVNPGSIRLPRGRMEKTYAIVECQDRSKIRVRFFEVGGDELTDLSKEYQV
- a CDS encoding XTP/dITP diphosphatase yields the protein MKQLIIASHNEGKVKEFRKMFEGFGLDVVSLRDLDYHEEIEETGSTFEENATIKAETISKQFNQTVIADDSGLVIDALDGRPGVYSARYAGEEKNDDANMDKVLYELKSVHEADRTARFISVLAIAQPGKETSIVQGKCEGLITEEKIGDNGFGYDPIFYVPSLGKTMAQLEPEQKNELSHRANAMKELRNRWTDIFS
- the rph gene encoding ribonuclease PH, whose protein sequence is MRTDGRAKDELRKIHIETDYIKHPEGSVLISVGDTKVICTASIEDRVPPFLRNQGKGWIAAEYSMLPRATEQRNIRESSKGKVSGRTMEIQRLIGRALRSVVDLEKIGERTCWIDCDVIQADGGTRTASITGAFVAMAMAFHQLLDQGTIKKMPIKEFLAATSVGVVAEHGEILDLCYQEDSQAHVDMNVIMTGAKEFVELQGTGEEATFSYKQLQAMLELADKGISELIDYQKEALGDIHHRIGEE
- a CDS encoding GerMN domain-containing protein, with translation MRKKQRRMIFVSLLTGLLVVTSGCGLLTEETNNEIDPPQEVIYDEGSSIEDAEQETDAAVGGKDAPAGATETQQLQVYLVDKNGLVVPQTMNLPLSEEPEKQVVEHLIQDGKVSNLLPNGMRAVLPAGTEVLDVNVDQGTAVVDFSEEFKDYAAEDEQRILQSLTYTLTQFDKVSAVKIRINGIDQKVMPVNQTPIGDSMSRADGINIETNGVVDVTNSDTVTVYFIGQNDDNQLYYVPVTRVVSSKENLVKSTVDELLNGPSYYSGLLTDLRSTVDLVSAPVEEDGVVTLNFNEAILSEEKGTAISDAVLNSLVLSLTEIAGVEKVLIKVNGKSEVLKEDGKLMTEPVSRPVNVNTVDF
- a CDS encoding peptidase E, which codes for MRQIIAMGGGGFSMEPENLLLDKYVLAQTNKSLPKVCFIPTASGDQTNYIERFYKAFNTIPCQPSHLSLFEPTFNDLEKFVLEKDVIYVGGGNTRNMLLLWKEWGLDKVLKKAYEKGVILSGLSAGAMCWFEEGLTDPLNAPLYKLDCLGFLKGSNCPHYDGEEKRKPSYHQFILDGRMQEDYAIDDGAALHFIDESRFHSVSSRPKARSYFVRCNNDGVIEEEIHTTYLKTVKS